Proteins co-encoded in one Thamnophis elegans isolate rThaEle1 chromosome 1, rThaEle1.pri, whole genome shotgun sequence genomic window:
- the MARCHF7 gene encoding E3 ubiquitin-protein ligase MARCH7 isoform X1, whose product MESKPSRIPRRLSVQPSGSRSARIGAGSGGTSLTDSYRTRESSVRLDSGRQESGRLHSSNRNWSVEEREAYESSWKLPASSPTHYSGTLDRPWSGRFLGSRNRLVTSSSSSSLPAPSWLSESERTQGAYSSRLHSQQQDIDSKRPKLSYTSTSSMRSSGLSTVSDSQWRYSDVPRSSSMVLGSLTTELVRERRELERTEPSVSFVDCSQRNGDFPPSAYLQERPASSYAQGARPKENSLSSLRLNTSMNRQLPSEHESSFLSREHSWNSRSNYVPREVETSERNIQPEFTQDTMRSGTRTSNLSEGVLPTQRSLSEPSADTEGRRSTRQLLSRLASSMSSTFFPRRSGQDTLSSSRSLGSRDISALRAQAPAQATSSNPLTTSEGTEAQTPDPGPQGFSFLRRRWGLAGISPNPSAETEPGNYRHNSESRNAGSWLSSSLRNRCTPLFSRRRREGRDETARTSASETSARSLHLFRRRESAGDGPLETQRESLRPRPSIPAVPSGTVSVPSGSESVPPRRNSGISGMFPGSLFRFAMPPTLENNLSDNVMITVDIIPSNWSQSNGQDSDKSKISSRDPEKLQKIKESLLSEEEEEEEEDICRICQMSSTSVTNLLIEPCKCAGSLQYVHQECMKKWLQSKINSGSSLEDVTTCELCKEKLQLNLDNFDIHELHRAHANEQADYEFISSGLYLVVLLHLCEQRFSDMLGTTSEANTRIRQLQMMMILKMVISIGPLMLHRWSERAECSADTSITSAHLFSKPC is encoded by the exons ATGGAATCAAAGCCATCAAGAATCCCACGGAGGTTATCTGTTCAGCCATCTGGTTCTCGAAGTGCTAGGATAGGAGCTGGAAGTGGTGGAACAAGTTTAACTGATTCATACCGTACGAGAGAGTCTTCAGTAAGACTTGATTCTGGACGCCAG GAATCTGGCAGGTTGCATAGTTCCAATAGAAACTGGTCTGTTGAAGAACGAGAAGCATATGAAAGTTCATGGAagcttccagcttcttctccaaCTCACTACTCAGGAACACTTGATCGTCCCTGGTCTGGAAGATTTTTGGGAAGCAGAAATAGATTG gttacatcatcatcatcatcatcacttccTGCACCATCTTGGTTGAGTGAATCTGAAAGAACTCAGGGAGCATATTCTTCAAGACTGCATAGCCAACAACAAGATATTGATTCAAAAAGACCTAAACTTTCTTATACATCTACCTCTAGTATGAGAAGTAGTGGTTTAAGCACAGTTTCAG ATTCCCAATGGAGGTACAGTGATGTGCCCAGATCTTCATCTATGGTACTTGGATCATTAACAACTGAACttgtgagagagagaagagagctaGAAAGGACagagccatctgttagttttgtgGATTGTAGTCAAAGGAATGGTGATTTCCCTCCATCAGCAT ATTTGCAGGAAAGACCTGCTTCTTCATATGCACAGGGAGCTAGACCAAAGGAAAACTCATTGAGTTCTTTAAGGCTGAACACATCCATGAACCGCCAGTTGCCTTCTGAACATGAATCTTCATTTCTCTCTAGAGAGCATAGCTGGAATTCAAGATCTAACTATGTCCCAAGAGAAGTAGAGACTTCTGAAAGGAATATACAGCCAGAGTTTACCCAAGATACCATGAGAAGTGGGACCAGAACCTCAAACCTTTCTGAAGGAGTTTTGCCAACCCAAAGGTCATTAAGTGAGCCTTCTGCTGATACTGAAGGAAGGCGTTCAACAAGGCAGTTACTATCTCGCTTGGCATCTAGTATGTCATCCACCTTTTTCCCAAGAAGGTCTGGCCAAGACACTTTGTCGTCTTCAAGATCATTAGGTTCTAGAGATATAAGTGCTCTAAGAGCTCAAGCTCCTGCCCAGGCGACTTCTTCTAACccacttacaacttctgaaggtacaGAAGCTCAAACACCTGATCCTGGTCCTCAGGGATTTAGCTTCCTTAGAAGACGCTGGGGTTTGGCAGGTATTTCACCAAATCCAAGTGCTGAGACAGAACCTGGAAATTACAGACATAATTCTGAAAGTAGAAATGCAGGTTCCTGGCTGTCATCATCTTTGAGGAACAGATGTACACCTTTGTTttcaagaaggagaagagaaggaagagatgaaACTGCAAGAACTTCTGCCTCTGAAACATCTGCTAGGTCACTGCATCTTTTTAGGAGAAGAGAATCTGCTGGGGATGGACCTCTTGAGACACAAAGGGAGTCCCTCAGGCCGAGGCCATCGATACCTGCAGTACCCAGTGGTACTGtatctgttccttcagggtcAGAGTCAGTGCCTCCTAGAAGAAATTCAGGAATATCAGGAATGTTTCCCGGCTCTCTTTTTCGGTTTGCAATGCCGCcaactttggaaaataacttgtcCGACAATGTTATGATAACTGTAGATATTATTCCATCGAATTGGAGTCAGTCTAATGGACAAGATAGTGACAAATCTAAAATATCTTCAAGAGATCCAGAAAAGCTTCAGAAAATTAAAGAGAG TCTTCTttcagaagaagaggaagaagaggaagaagacatATGTAGGATTTGTCAAATGTCCTCTACATCTGTCACTAATCTCTTAATCGAGCCATGTAAATGTGCTGGAAGTCTGCAGTATGTTCACCAGGAGTGTATGAAAAAGTGGCTACAATCCAAGATTAACTCAG GTTCTTCATTGGAAGATGTAACTACCTGTGAATTGTGTAAAGAGAAGCTTCAGCTCAATCTTGACAATTTTGATATCCATGAACTCCATAGAGCACATGCAAATGAACAA GCAGACTATGAATTTATCAGTTCTGGGCTTTACCTTGTAGTATTGTTACATTTGTGTGAACAACGCTTTTCAGATATGCTGGGAACTACAAGTGAGGCCAACACACGTATCCGG CAGCTTCAGATGATGATGATTCTGAAGATGGTGATCTCGATAGGACCCTTGATGCTGCATAGATGGAGTGAAAGGGCTGAATGCTCAGCTGACACAAGTATCACCAGTGCACATTTATTTAGTAAACCATGCTGA
- the MARCHF7 gene encoding E3 ubiquitin-protein ligase MARCH7 isoform X5, with amino-acid sequence MESKPSRIPRRLSVQPSGSRSARIGAGSGGTSLTDSYRTRESSVRLDSGRQESGRLHSSNRNWSVEEREAYESSWKLPASSPTHYSGTLDRPWSGRFLGSRNRLVTSSSSSSLPAPSWLSESERTQGAYSSRLHSQQQDIDSKRPKLSYTSTSSMRSSGLSTVSDLQERPASSYAQGARPKENSLSSLRLNTSMNRQLPSEHESSFLSREHSWNSRSNYVPREVETSERNIQPEFTQDTMRSGTRTSNLSEGVLPTQRSLSEPSADTEGRRSTRQLLSRLASSMSSTFFPRRSGQDTLSSSRSLGSRDISALRAQAPAQATSSNPLTTSEGTEAQTPDPGPQGFSFLRRRWGLAGISPNPSAETEPGNYRHNSESRNAGSWLSSSLRNRCTPLFSRRRREGRDETARTSASETSARSLHLFRRRESAGDGPLETQRESLRPRPSIPAVPSGTVSVPSGSESVPPRRNSGISGMFPGSLFRFAMPPTLENNLSDNVMITVDIIPSNWSQSNGQDSDKSKISSRDPEKLQKIKESLLSEEEEEEEEDICRICQMSSTSVTNLLIEPCKCAGSLQYVHQECMKKWLQSKINSGSSLEDVTTCELCKEKLQLNLDNFDIHELHRAHANEQADYEFISSGLYLVVLLHLCEQRFSDMLGTTSEANTRIRQLQMMMILKMVISIGPLMLHRWSERAECSADTSITSAHLFSKPC; translated from the exons ATGGAATCAAAGCCATCAAGAATCCCACGGAGGTTATCTGTTCAGCCATCTGGTTCTCGAAGTGCTAGGATAGGAGCTGGAAGTGGTGGAACAAGTTTAACTGATTCATACCGTACGAGAGAGTCTTCAGTAAGACTTGATTCTGGACGCCAG GAATCTGGCAGGTTGCATAGTTCCAATAGAAACTGGTCTGTTGAAGAACGAGAAGCATATGAAAGTTCATGGAagcttccagcttcttctccaaCTCACTACTCAGGAACACTTGATCGTCCCTGGTCTGGAAGATTTTTGGGAAGCAGAAATAGATTG gttacatcatcatcatcatcatcacttccTGCACCATCTTGGTTGAGTGAATCTGAAAGAACTCAGGGAGCATATTCTTCAAGACTGCATAGCCAACAACAAGATATTGATTCAAAAAGACCTAAACTTTCTTATACATCTACCTCTAGTATGAGAAGTAGTGGTTTAAGCACAGTTTCAG ATTTGCAGGAAAGACCTGCTTCTTCATATGCACAGGGAGCTAGACCAAAGGAAAACTCATTGAGTTCTTTAAGGCTGAACACATCCATGAACCGCCAGTTGCCTTCTGAACATGAATCTTCATTTCTCTCTAGAGAGCATAGCTGGAATTCAAGATCTAACTATGTCCCAAGAGAAGTAGAGACTTCTGAAAGGAATATACAGCCAGAGTTTACCCAAGATACCATGAGAAGTGGGACCAGAACCTCAAACCTTTCTGAAGGAGTTTTGCCAACCCAAAGGTCATTAAGTGAGCCTTCTGCTGATACTGAAGGAAGGCGTTCAACAAGGCAGTTACTATCTCGCTTGGCATCTAGTATGTCATCCACCTTTTTCCCAAGAAGGTCTGGCCAAGACACTTTGTCGTCTTCAAGATCATTAGGTTCTAGAGATATAAGTGCTCTAAGAGCTCAAGCTCCTGCCCAGGCGACTTCTTCTAACccacttacaacttctgaaggtacaGAAGCTCAAACACCTGATCCTGGTCCTCAGGGATTTAGCTTCCTTAGAAGACGCTGGGGTTTGGCAGGTATTTCACCAAATCCAAGTGCTGAGACAGAACCTGGAAATTACAGACATAATTCTGAAAGTAGAAATGCAGGTTCCTGGCTGTCATCATCTTTGAGGAACAGATGTACACCTTTGTTttcaagaaggagaagagaaggaagagatgaaACTGCAAGAACTTCTGCCTCTGAAACATCTGCTAGGTCACTGCATCTTTTTAGGAGAAGAGAATCTGCTGGGGATGGACCTCTTGAGACACAAAGGGAGTCCCTCAGGCCGAGGCCATCGATACCTGCAGTACCCAGTGGTACTGtatctgttccttcagggtcAGAGTCAGTGCCTCCTAGAAGAAATTCAGGAATATCAGGAATGTTTCCCGGCTCTCTTTTTCGGTTTGCAATGCCGCcaactttggaaaataacttgtcCGACAATGTTATGATAACTGTAGATATTATTCCATCGAATTGGAGTCAGTCTAATGGACAAGATAGTGACAAATCTAAAATATCTTCAAGAGATCCAGAAAAGCTTCAGAAAATTAAAGAGAG TCTTCTttcagaagaagaggaagaagaggaagaagacatATGTAGGATTTGTCAAATGTCCTCTACATCTGTCACTAATCTCTTAATCGAGCCATGTAAATGTGCTGGAAGTCTGCAGTATGTTCACCAGGAGTGTATGAAAAAGTGGCTACAATCCAAGATTAACTCAG GTTCTTCATTGGAAGATGTAACTACCTGTGAATTGTGTAAAGAGAAGCTTCAGCTCAATCTTGACAATTTTGATATCCATGAACTCCATAGAGCACATGCAAATGAACAA GCAGACTATGAATTTATCAGTTCTGGGCTTTACCTTGTAGTATTGTTACATTTGTGTGAACAACGCTTTTCAGATATGCTGGGAACTACAAGTGAGGCCAACACACGTATCCGG CAGCTTCAGATGATGATGATTCTGAAGATGGTGATCTCGATAGGACCCTTGATGCTGCATAGATGGAGTGAAAGGGCTGAATGCTCAGCTGACACAAGTATCACCAGTGCACATTTATTTAGTAAACCATGCTGA
- the MARCHF7 gene encoding E3 ubiquitin-protein ligase MARCH7 isoform X2, translating into MESKPSRIPRRLSVQPSGSRSARIGAGSGGTSLTDSYRTRESSVRLDSGRQESGRLHSSNRNWSVEEREAYESSWKLPASSPTHYSGTLDRPWSGRFLGSRNRLVTSSSSSSLPAPSWLSESERTQGAYSSRLHSQQQDIDSKRPKLSYTSTSSMRSSGLSTVSDSQWRYSDVPRSSSMVLGSLTTELVRERRELERTEPSVSFVDCSQRNGDFPPSAYLQERPASSYAQGARPKENSLSSLRLNTSMNRQLPSEHESSFLSREHSWNSRSNYVPREVETSERNIQPEFTQDTMRSGTRTSNLSEGVLPTQRSLSEPSADTEGRRSTRQLLSRLASSMSSTFFPRRSGQDTLSSSRSLGSRDISALRAQAPAQATSSNPLTTSEGTEAQTPDPGPQGFSFLRRRWGLAGISPNPSAETEPGNYRHNSESRNAGSWLSSSLRNRCTPLFSRRRREGRDETARTSASETSARSLHLFRRRESAGDGPLETQRESLRPRPSIPAVPSGTVSVPSGSESVPPRRNSGISGMFPGSLFRFAMPPTLENNLSDNVMITVDIIPSNWSQSNGQDSDKSKISSRDPEKLQKIKESLLSEEEEEEEEDICRICQMSSTSVTNLLIEPCKCAGSLQYVHQECMKKWLQSKINSGSSLEDVTTCELCKEKLQLNLDNFDIHELHRAHANEQADYEFISSGLYLVVLLHLCEQRFSDMLGTTSEANTRIRLQMMMILKMVISIGPLMLHRWSERAECSADTSITSAHLFSKPC; encoded by the exons ATGGAATCAAAGCCATCAAGAATCCCACGGAGGTTATCTGTTCAGCCATCTGGTTCTCGAAGTGCTAGGATAGGAGCTGGAAGTGGTGGAACAAGTTTAACTGATTCATACCGTACGAGAGAGTCTTCAGTAAGACTTGATTCTGGACGCCAG GAATCTGGCAGGTTGCATAGTTCCAATAGAAACTGGTCTGTTGAAGAACGAGAAGCATATGAAAGTTCATGGAagcttccagcttcttctccaaCTCACTACTCAGGAACACTTGATCGTCCCTGGTCTGGAAGATTTTTGGGAAGCAGAAATAGATTG gttacatcatcatcatcatcatcacttccTGCACCATCTTGGTTGAGTGAATCTGAAAGAACTCAGGGAGCATATTCTTCAAGACTGCATAGCCAACAACAAGATATTGATTCAAAAAGACCTAAACTTTCTTATACATCTACCTCTAGTATGAGAAGTAGTGGTTTAAGCACAGTTTCAG ATTCCCAATGGAGGTACAGTGATGTGCCCAGATCTTCATCTATGGTACTTGGATCATTAACAACTGAACttgtgagagagagaagagagctaGAAAGGACagagccatctgttagttttgtgGATTGTAGTCAAAGGAATGGTGATTTCCCTCCATCAGCAT ATTTGCAGGAAAGACCTGCTTCTTCATATGCACAGGGAGCTAGACCAAAGGAAAACTCATTGAGTTCTTTAAGGCTGAACACATCCATGAACCGCCAGTTGCCTTCTGAACATGAATCTTCATTTCTCTCTAGAGAGCATAGCTGGAATTCAAGATCTAACTATGTCCCAAGAGAAGTAGAGACTTCTGAAAGGAATATACAGCCAGAGTTTACCCAAGATACCATGAGAAGTGGGACCAGAACCTCAAACCTTTCTGAAGGAGTTTTGCCAACCCAAAGGTCATTAAGTGAGCCTTCTGCTGATACTGAAGGAAGGCGTTCAACAAGGCAGTTACTATCTCGCTTGGCATCTAGTATGTCATCCACCTTTTTCCCAAGAAGGTCTGGCCAAGACACTTTGTCGTCTTCAAGATCATTAGGTTCTAGAGATATAAGTGCTCTAAGAGCTCAAGCTCCTGCCCAGGCGACTTCTTCTAACccacttacaacttctgaaggtacaGAAGCTCAAACACCTGATCCTGGTCCTCAGGGATTTAGCTTCCTTAGAAGACGCTGGGGTTTGGCAGGTATTTCACCAAATCCAAGTGCTGAGACAGAACCTGGAAATTACAGACATAATTCTGAAAGTAGAAATGCAGGTTCCTGGCTGTCATCATCTTTGAGGAACAGATGTACACCTTTGTTttcaagaaggagaagagaaggaagagatgaaACTGCAAGAACTTCTGCCTCTGAAACATCTGCTAGGTCACTGCATCTTTTTAGGAGAAGAGAATCTGCTGGGGATGGACCTCTTGAGACACAAAGGGAGTCCCTCAGGCCGAGGCCATCGATACCTGCAGTACCCAGTGGTACTGtatctgttccttcagggtcAGAGTCAGTGCCTCCTAGAAGAAATTCAGGAATATCAGGAATGTTTCCCGGCTCTCTTTTTCGGTTTGCAATGCCGCcaactttggaaaataacttgtcCGACAATGTTATGATAACTGTAGATATTATTCCATCGAATTGGAGTCAGTCTAATGGACAAGATAGTGACAAATCTAAAATATCTTCAAGAGATCCAGAAAAGCTTCAGAAAATTAAAGAGAG TCTTCTttcagaagaagaggaagaagaggaagaagacatATGTAGGATTTGTCAAATGTCCTCTACATCTGTCACTAATCTCTTAATCGAGCCATGTAAATGTGCTGGAAGTCTGCAGTATGTTCACCAGGAGTGTATGAAAAAGTGGCTACAATCCAAGATTAACTCAG GTTCTTCATTGGAAGATGTAACTACCTGTGAATTGTGTAAAGAGAAGCTTCAGCTCAATCTTGACAATTTTGATATCCATGAACTCCATAGAGCACATGCAAATGAACAA GCAGACTATGAATTTATCAGTTCTGGGCTTTACCTTGTAGTATTGTTACATTTGTGTGAACAACGCTTTTCAGATATGCTGGGAACTACAAGTGAGGCCAACACACGTATCCGG CTTCAGATGATGATGATTCTGAAGATGGTGATCTCGATAGGACCCTTGATGCTGCATAGATGGAGTGAAAGGGCTGAATGCTCAGCTGACACAAGTATCACCAGTGCACATTTATTTAGTAAACCATGCTGA
- the MARCHF7 gene encoding E3 ubiquitin-protein ligase MARCH7 isoform X6, giving the protein MESKPSRIPRRLSVQPSGSRSARIGAGSGGTSLTDSYRTRESSVRLDSGRQESGRLHSSNRNWSVEEREAYESSWKLPASSPTHYSGTLDRPWSGRFLGSRNRLVTSSSSSSLPAPSWLSESERTQGAYSSRLHSQQQDIDSKRPKLSYTSTSSMRSSGLSTVSDLQERPASSYAQGARPKENSLSSLRLNTSMNRQLPSEHESSFLSREHSWNSRSNYVPREVETSERNIQPEFTQDTMRSGTRTSNLSEGVLPTQRSLSEPSADTEGRRSTRQLLSRLASSMSSTFFPRRSGQDTLSSSRSLGSRDISALRAQAPAQATSSNPLTTSEGTEAQTPDPGPQGFSFLRRRWGLAGISPNPSAETEPGNYRHNSESRNAGSWLSSSLRNRCTPLFSRRRREGRDETARTSASETSARSLHLFRRRESAGDGPLETQRESLRPRPSIPAVPSGTVSVPSGSESVPPRRNSGISGMFPGSLFRFAMPPTLENNLSDNVMITVDIIPSNWSQSNGQDSDKSKISSRDPEKLQKIKESLLSEEEEEEEEDICRICQMSSTSVTNLLIEPCKCAGSLQYVHQECMKKWLQSKINSGSSLEDVTTCELCKEKLQLNLDNFDIHELHRAHANEQADYEFISSGLYLVVLLHLCEQRFSDMLGTTSEANTRIRFINLARTLQAHMDDIETSDDDDSEDGDLDRTLDAA; this is encoded by the exons ATGGAATCAAAGCCATCAAGAATCCCACGGAGGTTATCTGTTCAGCCATCTGGTTCTCGAAGTGCTAGGATAGGAGCTGGAAGTGGTGGAACAAGTTTAACTGATTCATACCGTACGAGAGAGTCTTCAGTAAGACTTGATTCTGGACGCCAG GAATCTGGCAGGTTGCATAGTTCCAATAGAAACTGGTCTGTTGAAGAACGAGAAGCATATGAAAGTTCATGGAagcttccagcttcttctccaaCTCACTACTCAGGAACACTTGATCGTCCCTGGTCTGGAAGATTTTTGGGAAGCAGAAATAGATTG gttacatcatcatcatcatcatcacttccTGCACCATCTTGGTTGAGTGAATCTGAAAGAACTCAGGGAGCATATTCTTCAAGACTGCATAGCCAACAACAAGATATTGATTCAAAAAGACCTAAACTTTCTTATACATCTACCTCTAGTATGAGAAGTAGTGGTTTAAGCACAGTTTCAG ATTTGCAGGAAAGACCTGCTTCTTCATATGCACAGGGAGCTAGACCAAAGGAAAACTCATTGAGTTCTTTAAGGCTGAACACATCCATGAACCGCCAGTTGCCTTCTGAACATGAATCTTCATTTCTCTCTAGAGAGCATAGCTGGAATTCAAGATCTAACTATGTCCCAAGAGAAGTAGAGACTTCTGAAAGGAATATACAGCCAGAGTTTACCCAAGATACCATGAGAAGTGGGACCAGAACCTCAAACCTTTCTGAAGGAGTTTTGCCAACCCAAAGGTCATTAAGTGAGCCTTCTGCTGATACTGAAGGAAGGCGTTCAACAAGGCAGTTACTATCTCGCTTGGCATCTAGTATGTCATCCACCTTTTTCCCAAGAAGGTCTGGCCAAGACACTTTGTCGTCTTCAAGATCATTAGGTTCTAGAGATATAAGTGCTCTAAGAGCTCAAGCTCCTGCCCAGGCGACTTCTTCTAACccacttacaacttctgaaggtacaGAAGCTCAAACACCTGATCCTGGTCCTCAGGGATTTAGCTTCCTTAGAAGACGCTGGGGTTTGGCAGGTATTTCACCAAATCCAAGTGCTGAGACAGAACCTGGAAATTACAGACATAATTCTGAAAGTAGAAATGCAGGTTCCTGGCTGTCATCATCTTTGAGGAACAGATGTACACCTTTGTTttcaagaaggagaagagaaggaagagatgaaACTGCAAGAACTTCTGCCTCTGAAACATCTGCTAGGTCACTGCATCTTTTTAGGAGAAGAGAATCTGCTGGGGATGGACCTCTTGAGACACAAAGGGAGTCCCTCAGGCCGAGGCCATCGATACCTGCAGTACCCAGTGGTACTGtatctgttccttcagggtcAGAGTCAGTGCCTCCTAGAAGAAATTCAGGAATATCAGGAATGTTTCCCGGCTCTCTTTTTCGGTTTGCAATGCCGCcaactttggaaaataacttgtcCGACAATGTTATGATAACTGTAGATATTATTCCATCGAATTGGAGTCAGTCTAATGGACAAGATAGTGACAAATCTAAAATATCTTCAAGAGATCCAGAAAAGCTTCAGAAAATTAAAGAGAG TCTTCTttcagaagaagaggaagaagaggaagaagacatATGTAGGATTTGTCAAATGTCCTCTACATCTGTCACTAATCTCTTAATCGAGCCATGTAAATGTGCTGGAAGTCTGCAGTATGTTCACCAGGAGTGTATGAAAAAGTGGCTACAATCCAAGATTAACTCAG GTTCTTCATTGGAAGATGTAACTACCTGTGAATTGTGTAAAGAGAAGCTTCAGCTCAATCTTGACAATTTTGATATCCATGAACTCCATAGAGCACATGCAAATGAACAA GCAGACTATGAATTTATCAGTTCTGGGCTTTACCTTGTAGTATTGTTACATTTGTGTGAACAACGCTTTTCAGATATGCTGGGAACTACAAGTGAGGCCAACACACGTATCCGG TTTATTAATCTTGCAAGAACTCTTCAGGCACACATGGATGATATTGAAA CTTCAGATGATGATGATTCTGAAGATGGTGATCTCGATAGGACCCTTGATGCTGCATAG